The following are from one region of the Sciurus carolinensis chromosome 5, mSciCar1.2, whole genome shotgun sequence genome:
- the Alox5ap gene encoding arachidonate 5-lipoxygenase-activating protein isoform X1: MRKDGAPATLPLPAQSRLQLGSQNSSSAGPEASMDQETMGNVVLLAIVTLISVIQNGFFAYKVEHESKIQNGRSFQRTGTLAFERVYTANQNCVDAYPTFLVVLWSAGLLCSQVPAAFAGLMYLFVRQKYFVGYLGERTQSTPGYMFGKRIILFLLLMSVAGIFNYYLILLFGSDFENYIKTITTTISPLLLIP, from the exons ATGAGGAAAGACGGAGCACCAGCCACACTTCCCCTTCCTGCTCAGAGTAGGCTGCAGCTCGGGAGCCAAAACAGTTCCTCTGCAGGGCCTGAAGCAAGCATGGATCAAGAAACCATGGGCAATGTTGTCCTGCTGGCCATCGTCACTCTGATCAGCGTGATCCAGAATG GATTCTTTGCCTACAAGGTGGAGCACGAAAGCAAGATCCAGAATGGGCGGAGCTTCCAGAGGACAGGAACACTTGCCTTTGAGCGGGTCTACACTGCCAA CCAGAACTGTGTAGATGCGTACCCCACTTTCCTGGTGGTGCTCTGGAGTGCAGGGCTACTTTGCAGCCAAG TTCCTGCCGCCTTCGCTGGACTAATGTACCTGTTTGTGAGGCAGAAGTACTTTGTCGGCTACCTGGGGGAGAGGACtcagag CACCCCGGGCTACATGTTTGGGAAGCGCATCATCCTGTTCCTGCTCCTCATGTCCGTTGCTGGTATATTCAACTATTACCTCATCCTCCTTTTCGGAAGTGACTTTGAAAACTACATAAAGACCATAACCACCACCATCTCCCCTCTGCTTCTCATTCCCTGA